A region from the Benincasa hispida cultivar B227 chromosome 12, ASM972705v1, whole genome shotgun sequence genome encodes:
- the LOC120067458 gene encoding uncharacterized protein LOC120067458 translates to MPSYVKFLKDILTNKRKIGENETVALTYECSALFQNNIPTKMKDPGSFTLPCLIGGKEVGNALCDLGASINLMPLLIFKKLNFGNARPTTVTLQLADRSLMHPEGKIEDVLVQVDKFIFPTDFIILDYEVDIEEEALIQILKNNAKALGWTLADIRGISPSYCMHKIRLEEGKTGSIERQRRLNPAMKEVVKKEIVK, encoded by the exons ATGCCTAGCTAtgtgaaattcctcaaggaCATACTCACCAACAAGAGGAAGATTGGGGAGAATGAAACGGTCGCATTAACATATGAATGTAGTGCGCTTTTTCAGAACAACATCCCCACTAAAATGAAAGATCCAGGGAGTTTCACATTGCCATGCTTAATAGGGGGAAAAGAAGTCGGAAATGCACTGTGTGACTTAGGGGcaagtataaacttaatgcccttgttaatcttcaaaaagttaaatttcGGCAACGCAAGACCTACCACAGTTACGTTGCAATTGGCCGATAGATCATTAATGCATCCCGAGGGCAAAATAGAAGATGTACTTGTGCAAGTGGATAAGTTCATCTTCCCTACTGACTTTATCATATTGGATTATGAAGTTGATATTGAG GAGGAAGCACTTATTCAGATCCTTAAGAACAATGCAAAAGCCTTGGGATGGACCTTAGCGGACATTCGAGGGATCAGTCCTtcatattgcatgcataagattcgacttgaagaaggaaaaacaggATCTATAGAGAGGCAACGCCGtttgaaccctgccatgaagGAGGTTGTGAAGAAAGAGATTGTGAAGTAG